One window of Daphnia carinata strain CSIRO-1 chromosome 7, CSIRO_AGI_Dcar_HiC_V3, whole genome shotgun sequence genomic DNA carries:
- the LOC130688305 gene encoding probable flavin-containing monoamine oxidase A isoform X1: protein MDGIVLPNEVKECDVIIIGCGLSGMTAAYEMLKLDPNIKLCLLEAKDRIGGRTLTNEINIGGGQREKFDLGGQWVASSQPDILEILEELNIKTYPQFINGTKIMQVGQGNIIRTYKSDIPSLGSYWGVIELQLFIWKAEKLAKQISIEDPYSWDKAQEYDAMTMETFVRNNARSQSVRDTIQAACRSVIDICILNFRRSSGCDLDRVSALFFLAYANSAGGVMKLLLATENGAQELRVKGGTQQISEILADRIGRENVQLNQPVSAIYQDQTEFITVHTLTGKIFRARHVITSIPPNCVTRIQFSPPLSEDRKLLMDNMPVGHLTKFIITYDKTYWRENGFSGEIVSNGGGPLLKCSTGPISVVYDATTDKNVPALVGFVAGRPGVEWHRQTAEERRSSILACLAEFFGSWALQPTSFTEKVWADEEYNGGCPVCFGVPGVMFTFSALRRPHGRIHWCGTETSTHWAGYLNGAVQSGRRAACEVMKLNGKNVTQLEKLVSRQPSADVDPLYSFPSLFTPIVVSLAVITAFVAVYFF, encoded by the exons atggatggaattGTACTGCCTAATGAGGTAAAAGAATGTGACGTTATCATTATTGGTTGTGGTCTTTCAGGAATGACAGCTGCATATGAAATGTTAAAATTAGACCCAAATATTAAACTGTGTCTATTAGAGGCTAAAG ACCGCATAGGAGGAAGGACTCTCACTAATGAAATCAATATTGGAGGAgggcaaagagaaaaatttgaCCTTGGAGGACAATGGGTAGCATCAAGCCAGCCTGACATTTTAGAAATACTTGAAGAACTCAACATAAAAACTTATCCCCAATTTATTAATGGGACTAAAATTATGCAAGTTGGCCAAGGCAATATAATACGAACTTACAAGTCTGACATTCCCAGCCTTGGATCTTACTGGGGTGTTATTGAATTACAACTGTTTATTTGGAAA GCTGAAAAGCTAGCCAAACAAATTAGCATTGAAGATCCATATTCGTGGGATAAAGCACAAGAATACGATGCAATGACTATGGAAACGTTTGTCCGGAATAATGCCCGTTCTCAAAGTGTACGAGACACCATTCAGGCCGCTTGCCGCTCTGTGATAG ATATTTGCATCTTAAATTTCCGCCGCTCTTCAGGATGTGACCTTGATCGAGTATCAGCACTCTTCTTCCTGGCATATGCCAATTCGGCGGGCGGTGTGATGAAATTACTTTTAGCAACCGAGAACGGGGCCCAAGAACTTCGCGTAAAA GGAGGCACACAACAAATTAGTGAAATTTTAGCCGATCGCATTGGCAGAGAAAACGTTCAACTGAATCAACCAGTGTCAGCTATCTATCAAGATCAAACGGAATTTATCACAGTTCACACTTTGACGGGAAAGATTTTCAG GGCCCGACATGTAATTACGAGTATTCCTCCTAATTGCGTAACGCGCATTCAGTTCTCACCACCGCTGTCTGAGGATCGCAAGCTTTTAATGGACAATATGCCTGTAGGGCATTTGACAAAGTTCATTATAACTTACGACAAG ACCTACTGGCGCGAAAACGGATTTTCCGGTGAAATCGTCAGTAACGGTGGTGGTCCATTATTAAAGTGTAGTACGGGTCCAATCAGCGTTGTTTACGATGCGACTACGGACAAAAACGTGCCTGCTCTCGTGGGATTTGTAGCAGGAAGGCCGGGAGTGGAATGGCATCGTCAAACG GCGGAGGAACGTCGCTCGTCAATTCTTGCTTGTCTTGCTGAATTCTTTGGATCTTGGGCATTGCAGCCCACTAGCTTTACTGAGAAGGTATGGGCTGATGAAGAATACAATGGAGGTTGCCCCGTCTGCTTTGGCGTTCCAGGAGTTATGTTCACTTTCAGCGCTCTTCGACGTCCTCATGGTAGAATTCACTGGTGCGGGACGGAAACATCTACACACTGGGCTGGGTATTTAAATGGTGCTGTACAATCTGGAAGACGTGCAGCTTGTGAAGTCATGAAATTGAACGGAAAAAATGTCACCCAGTTAGAAAAGCTGGTTTCTAGACAGCCATCTGCGGACGTAGATCCACTATATTCTTTTCCTAGTCTATTTACTCCAATTGTTGTTTCTCTTGCCGTCATCACTGCTTTCGTCGccgtttactttttttaa
- the LOC130688444 gene encoding evolutionarily conserved signaling intermediate in Toll pathway, mitochondrial-like: protein MAVNFGLSMKRIWQKSLPQIFIYKYSGLHVRNIHKSCSYFRSKEPNQLVVTSSMFNVPEEERNKDTFLEAVKIYTTRPGPRRGHVEFILSALKYMEEFGVHRDLQAYKDLLDILPKGIYIPTNMFQAEFFHYPKQQQCIIDVLEQMEDNGVCPDAETDAMVLNIFGRHGFPTKKLMRMNYWMPKFKNLSPWALPDKIPTSNLEIAKLAVQRMGSVDPATEMEIFQTNKLKDAIDDTWIVSGQSATQRELLAKLQEKKTVFVEGAFTIWLRRTSINYFILRSDPDPLSEEDQKQRAQFDYDDVSQLRSWILGQENLTRKDIVIEPSVHEQEDGTILAVAVTGTCSKDSLLSWIRFLEKKNPNLANLSVLFATNSPLGEIVPAIESSVPVNAVKKITDTSDL from the exons ATGGCAGTGAACTTTGGTTTAagcatgaaaagaatttgGCAGAAAAGTTTGCcacaaatatttatttacaaATATTCTGGCCTACACGTGCGCAACATTCACAAAAGCTGTTCATATTTTCGAAGCAAAGAGCCCAACCAGCTGGTTGTTACATCATCTATGTTTAATGTtccagaagaagaaagaaataaagacaCATTTTTAGAAGCAGTGAAAATCTATACAACTAGACCTGGACCCAGGCGTGGACATGTAGAATTTATTCTCTCTGCCCTTAAATACATGGAAGAATTTGGTGTACATCGTGATCTCCAAGCATATAAGGACCTTTTGGATATTTTACCAAAAGGAATATACATCCCCACAAATATGTTTCAGGCAGAATTTTTCCACTATCCCAAGCAACAGCAATGCATAATTGATGTTCTGGAACAGATGGAAGACAATG GTGTGTGTCCAGACGCTGAAACCGATGCTATGGTTCTTAACATTTTTGGCCGCCATGGATTCCCGACCAAAAAACTTATGAGAATGAATTATTGGATGCCCAAGTTTAAAAACCTTTCTCCATGGGCACTACCAGATAAGATCCCCACTTCTAACCtagaaatagcaaaacttGCTGTCCAGAGAATGGGTAGTGTCGACCCTGCCACAGAgatggaaatttttcaaacaaataaattgaaaGACGCTATCGATGATACTTGGATTGTCAGTGGTCAGAGCGCTACACAAAGGGAACTTTTGGCAAAActtcaagaaaagaaaacagtctTTGTTGAAGGAGCATTCACAATATGGTTAAGAAGAACTAGTATTAATTACTTTATTTTACGTTCTGATCCTGATCCCCTGTCAGAAGAAGACCAGAAGCAAAGAGCTCAGTTTGACTATGATG ATGTCAGTCAGCTACGCTCATGGATATTAGGACAAGAAAACCTTACTCGAAAAGACATTGTTATTGAGCCGTCTGTTCACGAACAAGAAGACGG GACGATTCTGGCTGTAGCTGTAACAGGCACTTGTTCGAAGGACTCGCTCCTTTCTTGGATTcggtttttagaaaaaaagaatccgaACTTAGCAAATCTTAGCGTCTTATTCGCAACAAACTCTCCTTTGG GTGAGATTGTACCAGCTATTGAATCTAGTGTACCTGTAAATGCAGTTAAGAAAATAACGGATACTTCTGACCTGTGA
- the LOC130688305 gene encoding probable flavin-containing monoamine oxidase A isoform X2, which translates to MDGIVLPNEVKECDVIIIGCGLSGMTAAYEMLKLDPNIKLCLLEAKDRIGGRTLTNEINIGGGQREKFDLGGQWVASSQPDILEILEELNIKTYPQFINGTKIMQVGQGNIIRTYKSDIPSLGSYWGVIELQLFIWKAEKLAKQISIEDPYSWDKAQEYDAMTMETFVRNNARSQSVRDTIQAACRSVIGCDLDRVSALFFLAYANSAGGVMKLLLATENGAQELRVKGGTQQISEILADRIGRENVQLNQPVSAIYQDQTEFITVHTLTGKIFRARHVITSIPPNCVTRIQFSPPLSEDRKLLMDNMPVGHLTKFIITYDKTYWRENGFSGEIVSNGGGPLLKCSTGPISVVYDATTDKNVPALVGFVAGRPGVEWHRQTAEERRSSILACLAEFFGSWALQPTSFTEKVWADEEYNGGCPVCFGVPGVMFTFSALRRPHGRIHWCGTETSTHWAGYLNGAVQSGRRAACEVMKLNGKNVTQLEKLVSRQPSADVDPLYSFPSLFTPIVVSLAVITAFVAVYFF; encoded by the exons atggatggaattGTACTGCCTAATGAGGTAAAAGAATGTGACGTTATCATTATTGGTTGTGGTCTTTCAGGAATGACAGCTGCATATGAAATGTTAAAATTAGACCCAAATATTAAACTGTGTCTATTAGAGGCTAAAG ACCGCATAGGAGGAAGGACTCTCACTAATGAAATCAATATTGGAGGAgggcaaagagaaaaatttgaCCTTGGAGGACAATGGGTAGCATCAAGCCAGCCTGACATTTTAGAAATACTTGAAGAACTCAACATAAAAACTTATCCCCAATTTATTAATGGGACTAAAATTATGCAAGTTGGCCAAGGCAATATAATACGAACTTACAAGTCTGACATTCCCAGCCTTGGATCTTACTGGGGTGTTATTGAATTACAACTGTTTATTTGGAAA GCTGAAAAGCTAGCCAAACAAATTAGCATTGAAGATCCATATTCGTGGGATAAAGCACAAGAATACGATGCAATGACTATGGAAACGTTTGTCCGGAATAATGCCCGTTCTCAAAGTGTACGAGACACCATTCAGGCCGCTTGCCGCTCTGTGATAG GATGTGACCTTGATCGAGTATCAGCACTCTTCTTCCTGGCATATGCCAATTCGGCGGGCGGTGTGATGAAATTACTTTTAGCAACCGAGAACGGGGCCCAAGAACTTCGCGTAAAA GGAGGCACACAACAAATTAGTGAAATTTTAGCCGATCGCATTGGCAGAGAAAACGTTCAACTGAATCAACCAGTGTCAGCTATCTATCAAGATCAAACGGAATTTATCACAGTTCACACTTTGACGGGAAAGATTTTCAG GGCCCGACATGTAATTACGAGTATTCCTCCTAATTGCGTAACGCGCATTCAGTTCTCACCACCGCTGTCTGAGGATCGCAAGCTTTTAATGGACAATATGCCTGTAGGGCATTTGACAAAGTTCATTATAACTTACGACAAG ACCTACTGGCGCGAAAACGGATTTTCCGGTGAAATCGTCAGTAACGGTGGTGGTCCATTATTAAAGTGTAGTACGGGTCCAATCAGCGTTGTTTACGATGCGACTACGGACAAAAACGTGCCTGCTCTCGTGGGATTTGTAGCAGGAAGGCCGGGAGTGGAATGGCATCGTCAAACG GCGGAGGAACGTCGCTCGTCAATTCTTGCTTGTCTTGCTGAATTCTTTGGATCTTGGGCATTGCAGCCCACTAGCTTTACTGAGAAGGTATGGGCTGATGAAGAATACAATGGAGGTTGCCCCGTCTGCTTTGGCGTTCCAGGAGTTATGTTCACTTTCAGCGCTCTTCGACGTCCTCATGGTAGAATTCACTGGTGCGGGACGGAAACATCTACACACTGGGCTGGGTATTTAAATGGTGCTGTACAATCTGGAAGACGTGCAGCTTGTGAAGTCATGAAATTGAACGGAAAAAATGTCACCCAGTTAGAAAAGCTGGTTTCTAGACAGCCATCTGCGGACGTAGATCCACTATATTCTTTTCCTAGTCTATTTACTCCAATTGTTGTTTCTCTTGCCGTCATCACTGCTTTCGTCGccgtttactttttttaa